A genomic window from Aquabacterium sp. OR-4 includes:
- a CDS encoding virulence RhuM family protein has protein sequence MSERGKGGKGGGASSKPGSRALTVAPGITRSSAAEYLTFVAAAGQGGVEALYADENVWLTQKMMGQLYDVNVRTVSEHLKKIFSDRELAEDSVIRKFRKTASDGKTYDTQHYNLGAIIAVGYKVNSERAVQFRKWASAIVESFTIKGFAMDDERLKNDGTVFTKQYFEEQLQRVREIRLSERKFYQKITDIYATAIDYDRQAQSTQRFFATVQNKLHWAIHGQTAAEVIHSRADARKDRMGLTSWKDAPEGKIQKFDVVVAKNYLTESEMAQLQRLVSAYLDVAEDMALRNIPMTMQDWETRLNRFIVATDREVLQDAGKVTAEIARAHAESEFEKYRVVQDRLYESDFDRLVQGAGEEPAGSLLVDEVKATKEAGDAS, from the coding sequence ATGAGTGAAAGGGGCAAAGGTGGCAAAGGCGGCGGTGCGAGCAGCAAGCCTGGCAGCCGGGCCTTGACGGTGGCGCCTGGCATCACGCGCTCATCGGCGGCCGAGTACCTGACCTTTGTTGCGGCCGCCGGCCAGGGGGGTGTGGAAGCCCTCTATGCCGATGAAAACGTCTGGCTGACCCAAAAGATGATGGGCCAGCTCTATGACGTGAACGTCCGCACGGTCAGCGAGCACCTCAAGAAGATCTTCTCGGACCGAGAGCTGGCCGAAGATTCAGTTATCCGGAAATTCCGGAAAACTGCCAGTGACGGCAAGACCTACGACACCCAGCACTACAACCTGGGCGCCATCATCGCGGTGGGCTACAAGGTCAATTCCGAGCGCGCGGTGCAGTTTCGCAAGTGGGCCAGCGCCATCGTCGAGTCCTTCACCATCAAGGGCTTCGCGATGGATGACGAGCGGCTGAAGAACGACGGCACGGTGTTCACGAAGCAGTATTTCGAGGAGCAGCTGCAGCGCGTCCGCGAGATCCGCCTGTCAGAGCGCAAGTTCTACCAAAAGATCACCGACATCTACGCCACGGCCATCGACTACGACCGCCAAGCACAGTCCACCCAGCGCTTTTTTGCCACCGTGCAGAACAAGCTGCACTGGGCCATCCACGGCCAGACCGCCGCCGAGGTGATCCACAGCCGCGCTGATGCGCGCAAGGACCGCATGGGCCTGACCTCGTGGAAGGACGCGCCCGAGGGAAAGATCCAGAAGTTCGACGTGGTGGTGGCCAAGAACTACCTGACCGAGAGCGAAATGGCGCAGCTGCAGCGCCTGGTATCGGCTTACCTCGATGTGGCCGAAGACATGGCCTTGCGCAACATCCCCATGACCATGCAGGACTGGGAGACGCGCCTAAACCGCTTCATCGTCGCGACAGACCGGGAGGTGCTGCAGGACGCGGGCAAGGTCACCGCCGAAATTGCGCGAGCGCACGCCGAGAGCGAATTCGAGAAGTACCGCGTCGTGCAGGATCGGCTGTACGAGTCTGACTTTGACAGGCTGGTGCAAGGGGCTGGGGAGGAGCCGGCGGGATCACTGTTGGTCGATGAGGTCAAGGCAACGAAGGAGGCGGGCGATGCTTCCTGA
- a CDS encoding restriction endonuclease subunit S, with protein MLPEGWSRSRLGDLVADVESGVSVNGLDRAAGQGEYGVLKISAVTSGVFDPTQNKLIRADEVSRAKSNPRADRIIVSRCNTAELLGASAYIEQDHRDLFLPDKLWQLQPTSTRPVHMRWLANWLANAPTRAEISALATGSSGSMKNISKEQFLNLAVTVPPLDEQRRIARILTAWDDAIVVAGALWAKRMEQARLVRETLIGTALRHARVPLADVADVRTGLAKGKTGQRDAIKVPYLRVANVQDGRLDLSEVKLIEVAREHVSRYALQAGDVLMTEGGDFDKLGRGTVWSGEIDPCLHQNHVFAVRPKLGRVLPGFIAAMAASDHGRSYFLSCAKRSTNLASINSTQLKALPIPLVPIAEQERIVAIVDAAMQVAHGTKEMFDRLVQEKAALMADLLTGKRRVHLEREGVAA; from the coding sequence ATGCTTCCTGAAGGATGGTCACGCAGTAGGCTTGGCGACTTGGTTGCCGATGTCGAGTCTGGTGTCAGCGTGAACGGCCTGGATAGGGCGGCTGGCCAGGGCGAATATGGAGTGCTGAAGATCAGTGCTGTCACCAGCGGCGTGTTCGATCCGACGCAGAACAAGTTAATTCGAGCGGATGAAGTTTCGCGCGCAAAGTCGAATCCGCGCGCGGATCGGATCATCGTCAGTCGCTGCAACACCGCCGAACTGCTGGGCGCGAGCGCCTACATCGAACAGGATCACCGAGACCTGTTTCTTCCCGACAAGCTATGGCAATTGCAGCCAACTTCGACAAGGCCGGTTCACATGCGATGGCTGGCAAATTGGCTTGCAAACGCACCGACGCGGGCTGAGATTTCTGCGCTTGCGACGGGCTCAAGCGGCAGCATGAAGAACATATCTAAGGAGCAGTTCCTAAACCTTGCCGTAACGGTACCGCCGCTGGACGAACAGCGCCGCATCGCCAGAATCCTTACCGCGTGGGACGACGCAATTGTTGTGGCGGGAGCGCTCTGGGCCAAACGGATGGAGCAGGCCAGGCTCGTCCGCGAGACGCTGATCGGTACTGCGCTGAGGCACGCTCGTGTCCCCCTTGCGGATGTTGCTGACGTGCGCACAGGCCTGGCCAAAGGAAAGACCGGGCAACGGGACGCGATCAAGGTGCCATATCTCCGCGTCGCCAACGTCCAGGACGGCCGACTCGACCTGAGCGAGGTCAAGCTCATCGAGGTGGCTCGCGAACATGTCAGCCGGTACGCGCTGCAGGCCGGAGATGTTCTGATGACCGAGGGCGGCGACTTCGACAAGCTCGGCCGCGGGACGGTGTGGTCGGGCGAGATCGATCCCTGCCTGCACCAGAACCATGTCTTTGCGGTGCGTCCCAAGCTTGGCCGCGTGCTCCCAGGCTTCATCGCCGCCATGGCCGCCAGCGACCACGGGCGCAGCTACTTTCTCAGCTGTGCCAAGCGCAGCACGAACTTGGCAAGCATCAACTCGACCCAGCTGAAGGCCTTGCCAATTCCACTGGTGCCGATAGCGGAGCAAGAGCGAATCGTCGCCATCGTTGATGCAGCCATGCAGGTAGCTCACGGCACCAAAGAGATGTTCGACCGGCTCGTTCAGGAGAAGGCCGCCCTGATGGCCGACCTGCTGACCGGCAAGCGCCGGGTGCATCTGGAGCGTGAAGGAGTTGCTGCGTGA